A portion of the Pseudomonas sp. PSE14 genome contains these proteins:
- the nirD gene encoding nitrite reductase small subunit NirD → MNWLDICALDDINPLGSRVIAGPKGDIAIFRTAGDEVFALDDRCPHKGGPLSQGLIYGKRVACPLHNWQIELASGEAVAPDQGCAHRHDVKVEDGRVLLALRGPAVLDQAHCA, encoded by the coding sequence ATGAACTGGCTCGACATCTGCGCCCTGGACGACATCAACCCGCTCGGCTCGCGCGTCATCGCCGGCCCCAAGGGCGACATCGCGATCTTCCGCACGGCTGGCGACGAAGTCTTCGCCCTCGACGACCGCTGCCCGCACAAGGGCGGTCCGCTGTCCCAGGGGCTCATCTACGGTAAGCGCGTGGCCTGCCCGCTGCACAACTGGCAGATCGAACTGGCCAGCGGCGAAGCCGTCGCCCCCGACCAGGGCTGCGCCCATCGCCACGACGTGAAGGTCGAGGACGGCCGGGTGCTGCTGGCCCTGCGCGGTCCTGCTGTTCTGGATCAGGCCCACTGCGCCTGA
- a CDS encoding nitrate reductase, whose protein sequence is MNPNRRTTASTCCYCGVGCGVLIEHDDERILGVQGDPQHPANFGRLCSKGSTLHLTGDAAARAQFPELRLGKGLSRTRTDWDTALEHAAGVFAETIREHGPDSVAFYVSGQLLTEDYYAFNKLARALVGTNNIDSNSRLCMSSAVVGYKRSLGADAPPCSYEDIERADCVMIAGSNMAYAHPVLFRRLEEARARRPEMKLIVIDPRVTDTAEQADLHLAILPGTDVALFHGILHILLWEGWIDRAFIDAHTEGLEELKALVRDYGPLAVAEICGIAVDDLQRAARWIGQAPSFLSLWCMGLNQSTAGSAKNSALINLHLATGQIGRPGAGPFSLTGQPNAMGGRETGSLSNLLPGHREAGNAEHRAEVAAYWGVEHLPENPGLSAIELFDGVRDRRIKALWIACTNPAQSLPDQTRVREALAACPFVIVQEAFSTSETCQYADLLLPAASWGEKEGTVTNSERRISHVRPAITAIGEARADWSIVCDFARRLEQRLRPGETSLFDFDSPAALFDEYKLLTRERDLDLSGISYALLDTRGPQQWPFPLHATQGTERLYSDGQFPTANGRARLIAEPYRAPKEKRDARYPLILNTGRLRDQWHGMTRTGTAPQLFGHVEEAVLGLHPDELRRRRISDGQLVRLHSRRGELVLPVQADDRLRPGQAFLPMHWGDRFLKGLGVNVLTLPAVDPLSRQPELKHATVEVSRIELPWQFFALVEGDVQKRFDALRLLFEGLRYASFSPTGRERPALVIRAAHHKAPSAEWLAAIDVLLDLNDGPVMAYDDPRISVGKRVRIEQSRIVSLRLAGETAARAWLRELWKEGRADQELRRWLLAPLSAAPGKVGATADKTLCNCLDVSQSRIQAGIDQGLDLDGLKCELKCGTACGSCVPEIKRLLVQRPLAATA, encoded by the coding sequence ATGAACCCGAACCGTCGCACCACCGCATCCACCTGCTGCTACTGCGGCGTGGGCTGCGGCGTACTGATCGAACACGACGACGAGCGCATCCTGGGCGTACAGGGCGACCCACAGCATCCGGCCAACTTCGGCCGCCTGTGCAGCAAGGGCTCGACCCTGCACCTCACCGGCGATGCCGCCGCCCGCGCGCAGTTCCCGGAGCTGCGCCTGGGCAAGGGCCTGTCGCGCACCCGGACCGACTGGGACACCGCGCTGGAGCATGCGGCAGGCGTCTTCGCCGAGACCATTCGCGAGCACGGACCGGACAGCGTGGCCTTCTACGTATCCGGCCAACTGCTCACCGAGGACTACTACGCCTTCAACAAGCTCGCCCGCGCCCTGGTCGGCACCAACAACATCGACAGCAACTCGCGGCTGTGCATGTCTTCTGCGGTAGTCGGCTACAAGCGCAGCCTTGGCGCCGACGCCCCGCCCTGCAGCTACGAGGACATCGAGCGGGCCGACTGCGTGATGATCGCCGGCAGCAACATGGCCTACGCCCACCCGGTACTGTTCCGTCGCCTGGAAGAGGCCCGCGCGCGGCGCCCGGAGATGAAGCTGATCGTCATCGACCCGCGCGTCACTGACACCGCCGAACAGGCCGACCTGCACCTGGCCATCCTGCCCGGCACCGACGTTGCGCTGTTCCACGGCATCCTGCACATCCTGCTCTGGGAAGGCTGGATAGACCGCGCCTTCATCGACGCCCACACCGAGGGCCTGGAAGAACTCAAGGCACTGGTACGCGACTACGGCCCGCTGGCCGTGGCGGAAATCTGCGGCATCGCCGTGGATGACCTGCAGCGCGCCGCCCGGTGGATCGGCCAGGCGCCCTCCTTTCTCTCGCTCTGGTGCATGGGCCTGAACCAATCCACCGCCGGCAGCGCGAAGAACAGTGCGCTGATCAACCTGCACCTGGCCACCGGGCAGATCGGCCGTCCCGGCGCCGGCCCCTTCTCCCTCACCGGCCAGCCCAATGCCATGGGCGGCCGCGAGACCGGCAGCCTGTCCAACCTGCTACCCGGCCACCGCGAAGCCGGCAATGCCGAACACCGCGCGGAAGTCGCCGCCTACTGGGGCGTCGAGCACCTGCCGGAGAATCCCGGCCTGAGCGCCATCGAGCTGTTCGACGGCGTGCGGGACAGACGCATCAAGGCCCTGTGGATCGCCTGCACCAACCCGGCGCAGTCCCTGCCAGACCAGACCCGCGTGCGCGAAGCCTTGGCCGCCTGCCCCTTCGTCATCGTCCAGGAAGCCTTCAGCACCAGCGAAACCTGCCAGTACGCCGACCTGCTGCTGCCGGCCGCCAGCTGGGGCGAAAAGGAAGGTACGGTGACCAACTCCGAACGCCGCATCAGTCATGTGCGCCCGGCCATAACCGCCATCGGCGAGGCGCGCGCGGACTGGAGCATCGTCTGCGATTTCGCCCGCCGCCTGGAGCAGCGCCTGCGCCCCGGCGAGACCAGCCTGTTCGACTTCGACTCGCCGGCAGCACTGTTCGATGAGTACAAATTGCTGACCCGCGAGCGCGATCTCGACCTGTCCGGCATCAGTTACGCCCTGCTGGACACTCGCGGCCCGCAGCAATGGCCCTTCCCTTTGCACGCAACCCAAGGCACCGAGCGCCTCTACAGCGACGGGCAATTCCCCACCGCCAATGGCCGCGCCCGGCTCATCGCCGAGCCCTATCGCGCACCGAAGGAAAAACGCGATGCGCGCTATCCGCTGATCCTCAACACCGGGCGCCTGCGTGATCAGTGGCACGGCATGACCCGCACCGGCACCGCGCCGCAGCTGTTCGGTCACGTCGAGGAAGCCGTGCTTGGCCTGCACCCGGACGAACTGCGCCGCCGACGCATCAGCGACGGCCAACTGGTCCGCCTGCACAGTCGTCGTGGCGAGCTGGTGCTGCCGGTGCAGGCCGACGATCGCCTGCGGCCCGGCCAGGCTTTCCTGCCGATGCACTGGGGTGACCGCTTCCTCAAAGGTTTGGGCGTCAACGTACTCACATTGCCGGCCGTGGACCCGCTGTCACGTCAGCCCGAGCTGAAACACGCCACGGTGGAAGTCAGCCGTATCGAGCTGCCCTGGCAGTTCTTCGCCCTGGTGGAAGGCGATGTACAGAAACGTTTCGATGCCCTGCGCCTGCTGTTCGAAGGCCTGCGTTACGCCAGCTTCAGCCCCACTGGCCGCGAGCGCCCGGCCCTGGTGATCCGGGCCGCGCACCATAAGGCGCCGAGCGCGGAATGGCTGGCCGCCATCGATGTGCTGCTCGATCTCAACGATGGGCCAGTCATGGCGTACGACGACCCCCGTATCTCGGTCGGCAAACGCGTACGCATCGAGCAATCGCGCATCGTCTCGCTGCGCCTGGCAGGCGAAACGGCAGCGCGCGCCTGGCTGCGCGAACTGTGGAAGGAAGGCCGCGCCGATCAGGAACTGCGCCGCTGGCTGCTCGCCCCCCTCAGTGCCGCGCCGGGCAAAGTCGGCGCTACGGCCGACAAGACCCTGTGCAACTGCCTGGACGTCAGCCAGAGCCGCATCCAGGCCGGCATCGACCAGGGCCTGGACCTGGACGGCCTCAAGTGCGAACTCAAGTGCGGGACCGCCTGCGGTTCCTGCGTACCGGAAATCAAGCGCCTGCTGGTCCAGCGTCCGCTGGCCGCAACGGCCTGA
- the nirB gene encoding nitrite reductase large subunit NirB → MKKLKLVLIGNGMAGVRTLEELLKIAPDLYDITVFGAEPHPNYNRILLSPVLAGEQAFEDIVLNDLNWYSENGIRLLLNRKVTRIDRHRRKVYAADGSEAEYDRLLIATGSNPFILPVPGNRLEGVIGYRDIADTQTMIDTAGSHSHAVVIGGGLLGLEAANGLKQRGMDVTVVHLSDWLLERQLDRTAGKLLQSALESRGIHFRLNTQTEELIDDGSGRVCAVRFKDGEVIAADLVVMAAGIRPNTELAEKTGLPCNRGILVNDTLQTYDPRIYALGECASHRGIAYGLVAPLFEQAKVCANHLAMLGFARYQGSVTSTKLKVTGIDLFSAGEFMAGEGTETITLSDPIGGVYKKLVIKDDVLVGACLYGDTADGGWYFRQIRENHNVAEIRDHLMFGESSIGDVGHQGQNSAANMPDSAEVCGCNGVCKGTIVKAIQENGLFSVDEVKKHTKAASSCGSCAGLVEQILISTVGGAADVKPKSEKAICGCSDLNHGQIRQAIREHHLTSLSSAMRFMDWRTPDGCATCRPALNYYLISTWPGEAKDDPQSRLINERAHANIQKDGTYSVVPRMWGGVTNAAELRRIADVADKYQVPMVKVTGGQRIDLLGIRKDDLPAIWKELDMPSGHAYGKSIRTVKTCVGSEFCRFGTQNSTQLGIDLEHDLFNMWSPHKVKLAVSGCPRNCAEAGIKDIGIIGVDSGWELYIGGNGGIKTEVAEFFVKLKTAEEVREYSGAFLQLYREEAFYLERTVHYLQRVGMERIKKAVLEDAENRQALNARLQFSLSLEQDPWQERIAQQPLKKEFERIPLKQLETA, encoded by the coding sequence ATGAAAAAGCTCAAGCTCGTACTGATCGGCAACGGCATGGCCGGTGTGCGCACCCTCGAAGAACTGCTGAAGATCGCGCCCGACCTCTACGACATCACCGTGTTCGGCGCCGAGCCCCACCCCAACTACAACCGTATCCTGCTCTCCCCCGTGCTGGCCGGCGAACAGGCCTTCGAGGACATCGTCCTCAACGACCTCAACTGGTACAGCGAGAATGGCATCCGCCTGCTGCTCAACCGCAAGGTCACCCGCATCGACCGCCACCGCCGCAAGGTCTACGCCGCGGACGGCAGCGAAGCTGAATACGACCGCCTGCTGATCGCCACCGGCTCCAACCCCTTCATCCTGCCGGTGCCGGGCAACCGCCTGGAGGGCGTGATCGGCTACCGCGACATCGCCGACACCCAAACCATGATCGACACCGCCGGCAGCCATAGCCACGCGGTGGTCATCGGCGGCGGCCTGCTCGGCCTGGAGGCCGCCAATGGTCTCAAGCAGCGCGGCATGGACGTGACCGTGGTGCACCTCTCCGACTGGCTGCTGGAGCGCCAGCTGGACCGCACTGCTGGCAAACTGCTGCAAAGTGCGTTGGAATCACGCGGCATTCATTTCCGCCTCAACACCCAGACTGAGGAGCTGATCGACGACGGCAGCGGCCGCGTCTGCGCCGTGCGCTTCAAGGACGGCGAGGTGATCGCCGCCGACCTGGTGGTGATGGCCGCCGGCATACGCCCCAATACGGAACTCGCCGAGAAGACCGGCCTGCCCTGCAACCGCGGCATCCTGGTCAACGACACCCTGCAAACCTACGATCCGCGCATCTACGCCCTGGGCGAATGCGCCAGCCACCGTGGCATCGCCTACGGCCTGGTGGCGCCGCTGTTCGAGCAGGCCAAGGTCTGCGCCAACCACCTGGCCATGCTCGGCTTCGCCCGCTACCAGGGCTCGGTGACCTCCACCAAGCTCAAGGTCACCGGCATCGACCTGTTCTCCGCTGGCGAATTCATGGCCGGCGAAGGCACCGAGACCATCACCCTCTCCGACCCCATCGGCGGCGTGTACAAGAAGCTGGTGATCAAGGACGACGTGCTGGTTGGCGCCTGCCTCTACGGCGACACCGCCGACGGTGGCTGGTACTTCCGGCAGATCCGAGAGAACCACAACGTCGCCGAGATCCGCGACCATCTGATGTTCGGCGAGAGCAGCATTGGCGACGTCGGCCATCAGGGCCAGAACAGCGCGGCGAACATGCCTGACAGCGCCGAAGTCTGCGGCTGCAACGGCGTGTGCAAGGGCACCATCGTCAAGGCGATCCAGGAGAACGGCCTGTTCAGCGTCGACGAGGTGAAGAAGCACACCAAGGCCGCCAGCTCCTGCGGTTCCTGCGCAGGGCTCGTGGAACAGATCCTGATCAGCACCGTGGGCGGCGCGGCGGACGTGAAGCCCAAGAGTGAGAAAGCCATCTGCGGCTGCAGCGACCTCAACCACGGCCAGATACGCCAAGCGATCCGCGAGCATCACCTGACCTCGCTGAGCTCCGCCATGCGCTTCATGGACTGGCGCACCCCGGACGGCTGCGCCACCTGCCGCCCGGCACTGAACTACTACCTGATCTCCACTTGGCCGGGCGAGGCCAAGGACGACCCGCAGTCGCGTCTGATCAACGAACGCGCCCACGCCAACATCCAGAAGGACGGCACCTACTCGGTGGTCCCGCGCATGTGGGGCGGCGTGACCAATGCAGCCGAACTGCGGCGCATCGCCGACGTGGCCGACAAGTACCAGGTGCCCATGGTCAAGGTCACCGGCGGCCAGCGCATCGACCTCTTGGGCATCAGGAAGGACGATCTGCCGGCGATCTGGAAGGAGCTGGACATGCCCTCCGGCCATGCCTACGGCAAGTCCATTCGTACGGTGAAGACCTGCGTGGGCAGCGAGTTCTGCCGCTTCGGCACGCAGAACTCGACCCAGTTGGGCATCGACCTGGAGCACGACCTGTTCAACATGTGGTCACCGCACAAGGTCAAGCTGGCGGTCTCCGGCTGCCCGCGCAACTGCGCCGAAGCCGGCATCAAGGACATCGGCATCATCGGCGTGGATTCGGGCTGGGAGCTGTACATCGGCGGCAACGGCGGGATCAAGACCGAGGTGGCGGAGTTCTTCGTCAAGCTCAAGACCGCCGAGGAAGTGCGCGAGTACAGCGGCGCCTTCCTGCAGCTCTACCGCGAGGAAGCCTTCTACCTCGAACGCACCGTGCATTACCTGCAACGCGTGGGCATGGAGCGCATCAAGAAGGCCGTGCTGGAGGACGCGGAGAACCGCCAGGCGCTCAATGCGCGCCTGCAATTCTCCCTGTCGCTGGAGCAGGACCCGTGGCAGGAGCGCATCGCCCAGCAACCGCTGAAGAAGGAATTCGAACGGATTCCGCTCAAGCAACTGGAAACCGCCTGA
- a CDS encoding bifunctional protein-serine/threonine kinase/phosphatase: protein MTCRSELAREPLNAAVTGKGVREADCVPDNSRHSPHPYGSQARSYNELRLSFAQASATGPRDENQDALRVVTPPAGLAASKGHLFAIADGVSHCADGGLAARLTLQALAADYYATPETWAVAQALDRLLISQNRWLQANGGGQPLLTTLTALVLRGRRFTLAHVGDCRLYRWHAGQLECLTQDHVWEQPGMQHVLKRALGLDQHLVVDYCDGELEAGQSFLLVSDGVWAALGDNAIQRLLEDAQSLEACTDALVNAAHLAGSQDNASALLLRVDELPPASLGDALAQLDHWPAPPALRDEQEFEGWQVEGRLAQSRQSLIYRVRDRQGRPWLLKTLPPALSDAADAGQSLLLEEWFLRRVQGRYFPELHSLPQRQHLYYVMREYPGQPLDEHLKLNGPLNLPDWLDIAQRLLRGLGQLHRRNILHRDIKPENLHWANDGELRLLDFGLAYCPGLSREDPHDLPGTPSYLAPEAFQGAAPDARQDLYAAGVTLYRLLCGHYPYGEIEAFQHPRFGTPAPASRYRPDVPAWLDDWLGRLITAQPQQRFETAEQCLLTLEQGERQAPARPRPLLEREPLRVWRGIALASLAVNLGLILWLMHRG, encoded by the coding sequence ATGACCTGTAGGAGCGAGCTTGCTCGCGAACCGCTTAACGCGGCAGTCACCGGGAAAGGCGTTCGCGAGGCCGATTGTGTTCCCGACAATAGTCGGCATTCTCCACATCCCTATGGATCACAAGCTCGCTCCTACAATGAGCTGCGCCTGAGCTTCGCCCAGGCCAGCGCCACCGGCCCGCGCGACGAGAACCAGGATGCCCTGCGGGTGGTCACTCCACCCGCAGGGCTGGCCGCCAGCAAGGGGCACCTGTTCGCCATCGCCGACGGCGTCAGCCATTGCGCTGACGGCGGCCTGGCCGCGCGCCTGACGCTGCAAGCACTGGCCGCCGATTATTACGCCACCCCCGAGACCTGGGCCGTCGCCCAGGCCCTCGACCGCCTGCTGATCTCGCAGAACCGCTGGTTACAGGCCAATGGCGGCGGCCAGCCGCTGCTCACCACGCTGACCGCCCTGGTATTACGCGGGCGGCGCTTCACCCTCGCCCACGTCGGCGACTGCCGCCTCTACCGCTGGCACGCAGGACAACTGGAATGCCTGACCCAGGACCACGTCTGGGAGCAGCCCGGCATGCAGCACGTGCTCAAGCGCGCCCTGGGCCTCGACCAGCACCTGGTGGTGGACTACTGCGACGGAGAGCTGGAAGCCGGGCAATCTTTCCTGCTGGTCAGCGACGGTGTCTGGGCCGCGCTGGGCGATAACGCCATCCAGCGTTTGCTGGAAGACGCGCAATCCCTCGAAGCCTGCACCGATGCCTTGGTCAACGCCGCGCATCTGGCCGGCAGCCAGGACAACGCCAGTGCGCTGCTCCTGCGCGTGGACGAATTGCCGCCGGCCAGCCTCGGCGATGCCCTCGCCCAGCTCGACCACTGGCCGGCGCCACCGGCATTGCGGGACGAACAGGAGTTCGAGGGCTGGCAGGTAGAAGGCCGACTCGCACAGTCGCGTCAGTCGCTGATCTACCGCGTGCGCGACCGCCAGGGTCGCCCCTGGCTGCTCAAGACCCTGCCACCGGCATTGAGCGATGCAGCGGACGCCGGCCAGTCGCTGCTGCTGGAGGAATGGTTCCTGCGCCGCGTACAGGGCCGCTACTTTCCCGAGCTGCACAGCCTGCCGCAACGCCAGCACCTCTACTACGTAATGCGCGAATACCCCGGGCAGCCCCTGGACGAGCACCTCAAGCTGAACGGCCCGCTGAACCTGCCGGATTGGCTGGATATCGCCCAACGCCTGCTGCGCGGCCTGGGCCAACTGCACCGGCGCAACATCCTGCACCGCGACATCAAGCCGGAGAACTTGCACTGGGCCAACGACGGCGAGCTGCGCCTGCTGGACTTCGGCTTGGCGTATTGCCCGGGCCTGTCCCGCGAGGACCCGCACGACCTGCCCGGCACCCCGAGCTACCTCGCACCCGAAGCCTTCCAGGGCGCAGCGCCGGACGCCCGCCAGGACCTCTACGCCGCCGGCGTCACGCTGTACCGCCTGCTCTGCGGCCATTATCCCTACGGCGAGATCGAAGCCTTCCAGCATCCGCGCTTCGGCACGCCCGCCCCGGCCAGTCGTTATCGACCTGACGTCCCGGCCTGGCTGGACGACTGGCTGGGTCGACTGATCACAGCGCAGCCGCAGCAACGTTTCGAAACCGCCGAGCAATGCCTGCTCACCCTGGAACAAGGCGAACGCCAGGCTCCAGCACGACCACGCCCCTTGCTGGAGCGCGAGCCGCTGCGGGTCTGGCGCGGGATTGCCCTCGCCTCCCTGGCCGTCAACCTGGGGCTGATTCTCTGGCTGATGCATCGCGGCTGA